The genome window GCACAAAAGGCAGAAGCAGAAGTGTCAGTTAGCAGTTTCTGATTTCAAATTCCTCAGGATTGACTCAATTGACTCTGACCACCGGTCATTCCCCGGccccatcactctctcttaTTCACTTCCTGTTTATCTCCACTGTCCTCCGCATGAAAGAAAtatatctttctatctatctatatatttatctataatatatatattcagacttgacactcaaacacataccaATAGCATAAAGGTACTTTCGGGCTTTTCTCCTGGGTCTGGTTTTGGCTGGCTGCAAAAGGCTGCAGATCTTGTTCTCCTTTGGGGATTTGGAGACCTCTGTGTAATCTTTCAGGAGTGTCTGCAGCGCCACTCGCAGGCTGAAGTCAGTAACACCTTGAGGAAAGCAATTCAAATCTTTAAAATACTTGCAGTTAATTAGTGTTTTACAATACAATTGTATTGCTAATGAGTAAAAGGTATACTTACATAtcaaatgaaaaataatttctaactttgaaagagaaagacttatatatatatatattatatttatatattatatttatattttatattgtatATTTCGGCACTATCAGAAAAGGCTAACTAAATGTATGCTGCATCTCTCTACTGCATCTCTACAGTGTGATGGGAAACTCAGACAACTTTAATGTGCTCAAAGAGACCATTTGCACGGCTCTATGTACAGCACAGAATATACAGAACAAACAATGCACATCAAGGCAAGGAGCGAGGTGCGTCAAAGACGCTCTCACCTTCAATGTATTTGAACAGCCTCTGTGGGGACAGCAGGGGGAAGCGCACTGCGTCCAGGACCTCCACCACATGCTTCTTCCTGCGGGCCacgtcctgtaacacccagtcCATGGCAGCCGTGAACACCTGGTACTCGTCCTCAATCCGCAGCTCCTCACTGCGCAGGAGCTTCACCAGCTGGTCCTTGGTCAGGTTGGGGAACTCTTCGGCTGCACACACCTGAAGTGGAAGCAGATGGTCAGTGTGTTACGGCTCAGCAtccaattggatagacctaaccaatcagggCAATGAAATGGGTGAATCCTGTAGGGAGAACAGCCATAAACATCATTCTTATCGCTATTatctgtttgatttttttttttttttttttaagttattgtGCAGTCAATatcttgcacaacagacaccaTAGTGAAATCTAAACATTGTGCTTCTGTAGCAACACCCTTTTTGatgtaaacaaaatcaactaAGGTGAATGATtaggcactgttgctcatctgtccatcctcTTATAAAGCACGCCCTAGCGATATGATTGGCCCGAACACCTCTAGTTCAGGCATAGAGACTTGCTAATGGAACGACTCCAGACTGAATTTCCTGAACTCAAATGTTATGGGCTGGGTAAATTCAGGCTGGCCTCCAGGCTACCTTTTTTTCCTACTGCATGAGAAATTCATGTATAATACATACCGCAAGGCACGGCAAGTTTATTAAATGTAGTGCACTGCATAcacagggatagagagagagagagagagagacagaaagagagacagaaagtcaCAACTCACATCTCACCTCAAGAAAGTGAACATGAATGAAGTTTTCTGTGAACTCGAGCAGGTCCATGCAGGCGATCTGCTCCAGGAACTGATAGATCCCGACACAGTTGGTCGCATCCATCTGCCCACGGAGGAATTCCCCACAGATAGCCACCACCTCGCTCAGCTGCAGCATGTCTGCTGCCACCATTAGCGCCTGCACGTTGTCCACTGTCACATCTATGGAGCCTATAAAGTATTTCAAGTTAACCATCATGAAGGACAGTATTTTTTAATTGATAGGCTACATATTCTTAAATCCAGTCTCAGGAGATCAAAAAGCACAGGACAGAAAGACTGATGATCACATGTGTACCTGTATATATAAACTCCAGCAGCTTCTCAAACACCTCGGCCTCCACCCCTTCAATGCGCACCTCTTCCTCGTGGGCCTCACTCATGGCCCCTGAGAAGAGTGCAGCGAAATAGGGCCCGCTGGCAGCCAGCACCAGCCTGTGTACCCCAAAGAAACGGCCGCCCACACACAGCCGCACATCACAGAAGTCTGCGCGGAGGCGCATCTTGTTCATCTGAGCCAACAGCAGACGCGCATGCTGCTCTGCGGCGTAGAGAGCCCGCTCTGAAGTGTGGCCGGACATGACAACGCCCGATGTGTCACCCATAGAGTGGGACGCAGAGGCCGCCGTGGTGGGAGAAGTCTTGGGCCTGCAGCCCGAGGACATTGACCTGCTGACAATGACAGCAGCTGCAGGCTATCTCTCCTACCACTCCACAGTGCAGACACAGGTACACCATCCAACACTAGACCTGACAAAATATGTTTAGTACATTTCAAAATTAATTAGGGAAACATCATATGAAACTGTAATGAATCATATGAAAACTATATTCTACCAATGCAGTTTCATTTACAGAAGTTACATCCTATATTgcaaaaaaaacctgcataaaACCTGCATAGTGCATCACCCTTTATTTTCATTCAGAAGTCATCGCTGTAGTTAGATGTCAATGCATTCTGCAGCAGGTCAAATATGGTGCATGCAGACGGGTGCACTTCTCTCAGTGCTATGCTTTATTCTTGGCGATTGAGTTTTCTTTATGAAACATTCTTACTTATCCATTAACGTGACGTTATCTTACTTATCtattaacatgatgttatcttaCTTATCCATTAACGTGACGTTAGCGTCCCTTTCCCttcccttcccctcctcctccctttttctACTCCACAACAACCGTATAGTTGGGGACTCCAGCTAAGACATACAGCTTTACCATAACATTTCATACCGGTGCGTTATTGCACATATTCTTCAATAATTTAGTGATGTATATACGTGTGACAATGAACTGACCAGTAAATTACAACTCTTATGACTCCTCCATCAGTAACAGCGCCTCCGTTGCGGCAACTTCCGTGTTTACAATCTATTGCTCCAGTCTCAGCAGCCCAAACGTATTGCTAGGCTAGACATATCGAGCGCAGAGTAACGCAATGATGGCCTATTTAGTCTactcagagaatgtctaataaggggagaactgccaccctcggaaaacttccggtttctgaactggttgcagttccttctgtggttccacatgagggtgctcgtccacgagtgcagaatg of Alosa sapidissima isolate fAloSap1 chromosome 1, fAloSap1.pri, whole genome shotgun sequence contains these proteins:
- the LOC121708864 gene encoding actin-binding protein IPP isoform X1; translated protein: MSSGCRPKTSPTTAASASHSMGDTSGVVMSGHTSERALYAAEQHARLLLAQMNKMRLRADFCDVRLCVGGRFFGVHRLVLAASGPYFAALFSGAMSEAHEEEVRIEGVEAEVFEKLLEFIYTGSIDVTVDNVQALMVAADMLQLSEVVAICGEFLRGQMDATNCVGIYQFLEQIACMDLLEFTENFIHVHFLEVCAAEEFPNLTKDQLVKLLRSEELRIEDEYQVFTAAMDWVLQDVARRKKHVVEVLDAVRFPLLSPQRLFKYIEGVTDFSLRVALQTLLKDYTEVSKSPKENKICSLLQPAKTRPRRKARKYLYAIGGYTRLQGGRWSDSRALSCVERFDSFSQYWTTVSSLHQARSGLGVAVLEGMIYVVGGEKDSMIFDCTERYDPVTKQWAAVASLTFPRCGVGVCPCHGALYALGGWIGSEIGKTMERYDPAENKWEVIGTMAVPRYYFGCCELQGFIYVIGGISDEGTELRSAEVYDPISRRWSALPVMVTRRAYVGVASLNNCIYAVGGWNEALGSLETVEKYCPEEEKWVEVAPMSVARAGVTVAAVNGLLYAVGGRVSSRDFSAPVTVDSVEIYDPHLDTWTEIGNMITSRCDGGVAVL
- the LOC121708864 gene encoding actin-binding protein IPP isoform X2; amino-acid sequence: MSSGCRPKTSPTTAASASHSMGDTSGVVMSGHTSERALYAAEQHARLLLAQMNKMRLRADFCDVRLCVGGRFFGVHRLVLAASGPYFAALFSGAMSEAHEEEVRIEGVEAEVFEKLLEFIYTGSIDVTVDNVQALMVAADMLQLSEVVAICGEFLRGQMDATNCVGIYQFLEQIACMDLLEFTENFIHVHFLEVCAAEEFPNLTKDQLVKLLRSEELRIEDEYQVFTAAMDWVLQDVARRKKHVVEVLDAVRFPLLSPQRLFKYIEGVTDFSLRVALQTLLKDYTEVSKSPKENKICSLLQPAKTRPRRKARKYLYAIGGYTRLQGGRWSDSRALSCVERFDSFSQYWTTVSSLHQARSGLGVAVLEGMIYVVGGEKDSMIFDCTERYDPVTKQWAAVASLTFPRCGVGVCPCHGALYALGGWIGSEIGKTMERYDPAENKWEVIGTMAVPRYYFGCCELQGEVGRGGANVGGTCWSYGGGGERTAVCSRRTRVQQRLLRPGDRGLGGDL